The Chrysemys picta bellii isolate R12L10 chromosome 5, ASM1138683v2, whole genome shotgun sequence DNA segment caagatttagacatagcctggatgtgaggacctagaaaGAAGTCCTAATCAAAGACAATGTCCAAGTTAGAAGCCCGAGCAACAGGTAAGCTTGGTGTGATCATCCACAAAGAAGGAAGTGGGAAGGactcagagggggggggggggagagtttaaGAGCTCCAAAGAAGGAGCTGAAAGAGTGATTGAAACAGAGGAAAAAGAACCACGAGAGGAAACAACCATAGAAGCCAaaggaggacaagatttcaagaaaatGAAGAGCATGGTAGACTGTTAAAAGTAGCTAACAGATAAAGGAGGTTAAGGATGGAGTATTGGTTCTGAGCTTTGGTTAGGAAGATGTCACTTGACACTTCAACAAGAGTGGTTGCAGTGAAATGCAAGGTGCAGAAGCCAGATTGAAAAGCGTCTAGAATGGAAATTGAAGAGAGGAATTCCAGACAGCAGTTGTAAAACACCACATTCAATTAGCTTAGAAATTAAAGGAAAAAGGGAAATGGAGCAGCAGTTGCTGGGGCAAGTGGGGTAAAGGGGGGGGCGCTAAGATGGGAAGGCTATAAAATCCTTAGGTGAAGAGCCATAGAAGAAGAGTGAGAGTTTATGGAGAAGAGTCAGAGAGAATGAGAGTTGGCACAAGGGAAGGGGGATCACTGTCGCAAGTGGAGGGGTTAGAGGAGGTGAGCAGATGAGAAACTTCTGTATTAGTAATAGCAGAGATGGAGGAAAGAGTTGTGAGAAAAAGGGGAACTCACACCATATTTTGTCTATTTTCTCTTACAAGAAATCAGTGAGATCCTGTGTGGAAAAGTGGAAGCAGGAGGACAGAATTGCTTGAAGAGTGAATCAAAGGTGACAAAAAAGCAGCTGGGATTCAGTTACACTGGGAAACTACAGCTGTTTAGCTAGGAAGCTGACAGAACTGAAGGAAGAGAGAACAAATAAGTACTGGAGGAAATTACCCTTTATCATAGGATTTCTGCATGGGGGAGTTCCACAACAGAAGAGTAGGAAGCTGGTACTGGCGGGAGCCAGAGCTGGAAGTAGGCAAGGCAGACCATGTGATGGAAGAGAGAAGCAAAAGAGTCAAGGGTAGATGAGAGTCAAACATGGAGAGAGAATCAACAATACCAATGGAAGAAAGAGAAGAGAGGACTAAGAGCAAATGAAAAGTCATCAACGTTGATGCACTGACGTCATGGAAAGGTTGCATGCCAAGTTGCGTAGAGGTGCTGATGGAGGATGTTGAAAAAGACTACGTTATGATCAGAGGGTGGTAACTGAACAGCAGAGAGATTAAGGTTTTGTACAGCACACATCACTGTAGTATTAAAAGTACTCCATAGATAAGTTAGAGCTGCCTAGTGATGTATATAGGGGATATCACATCTGTTTTTTGGAGGTTCTAGGATGCTTTCCTTGAGAGGTagatcggggggggaggggatgttaaatataaaaatgcttTCGATTACAATGGAAATGTTTATACAAAAGGAAGGgcaacatgttttaaaaattgtcaggctTTGGGTTAGTCTTAGTCAATGAAACACTTTATTACTGGTTCTCAGCAGGCTCCAAGCCTGACCTTTTAAATCCTGATTCAGCCCTCTATTCACTTTTATAGAAGAAAATGTTATGGCAGAGTTTGATGCTTTTAAGGCAGTTATCATGGAATAGTGGTATTTGGAAAGGGGGAAGTACTGGAAAATAAAAGCTGTAAGTGGGGAAGATGTTTTACTCTTATACATACATTATCAATGTGTTTGTGCTAGACACAAATCAAACACGTGACTCACCAGTTTTCTCAGTCACATCTGATCTTGGAGTATCTGGCCTGCTGCTGTCATCTGTAAcctcatcatcaccaccaccaccaccagcagcattgtctgctgcagcaggagaaggagCAGCTGGTATCTCAGCTAtgggaagagaaggaggtggATTTTCCTGTTCCACTTTTTTAGCCTTCTTCTCAAAGCGAAAGCGgtccagattaaacaaactcaTAATCTCAGCCTATAGCTCCTGCCGCTGTCTGCAAGAAAGGAAACAGGATTGATTCTACAGTCtctgtgggagaaaggagggaagaTAATCACCCATGGCTTACTCAAAACCAAAAGGCACCGAGACAACAAACAGACACAGAAACTGCTATGGAAGAAGGAAAAACGAGTGGTCGTTCGCCCTACTCCCCACCCAGCATGGCCCGGGTCAGGCCTTGGCCCGGAGGCAAGAAGGAAACAAGCCcatgtggagggagggaggaaatgtAATATATTACACAGGGAAAAACGAAGCGGGAGCCCaatccatcccctccccaccctcaatCCGCTCCCCGAGGGGCCGGGAGAGGTCCCCGCCTAGCGCCCCCAGCCCGCACCTGTCTCACCCGGGCAGAGCCACCTGGTTGACAAAGACAAAAAGGAGGCGGGCGGGGAGGGACCGATGATGCAGgcgagggagtgggggggggggggatgaagcgGAAGCTGGAGGCGACTCAGCCCGCCGAGCCCCGGCTAACCCTACCACGGCTACCGCGGGCGCAGAGGCACCAGCAGCGCCTCGGCCTCTCCAGGTACCCACCAGCGCGGGTGCGGCAGGGCGAGGGTGGCGCCGGCGGCAGAGGACCCTTTTCGGAGGCAAAGCGCGGCGGCGACGTCAGAGGACGGCGACAGCGGCGCGCTTAATGATGACTTCACTGCTTCCCAGCAGCCCCTTcgcctgctggagctgggcctctgggGAGCGCGCGCGCGCCACCCACCCCGCGCCTCAAGCGCGTGCCTTCGCTGAGCTGCCAGTGCTCTGTCAAGGACAGGGCGGGCAAGGGACGGGGCTCGGCCCAGAGAGGCCCCGGTGCTGCTACTGGGTAGCGATGGGATGGGAGTGAGCTCCCTGCTCTACCCCGCAGAACCGTGACCCTCAAGTAACTGCTGAGGGGGTGCCCCCTAGTCTGTCATCCCCTGGCACCTTCACAAGCCCAAAAACCGCCGTGCCCGCTGCCACAGTAAAAACTAACCCGCCGTGCAGGATAAGGTGAcaagatgtcctgtttttatagggacagtcctgattcttgggtctttttcttatataggctcctattactcccacCCGCTGtcacaatttttcacacttgcggtcttgtctggtcaccctagtgcgggagccctgctccccccaaagccggtgcaaggaagtttcgcgccctaggcgaaactgcCACCTTGCGTCCCGCCCCGCACAACAGCTAGccaccccctctgccctgaggcacccccccttcacggcagctccccaccccagctcacctctgctctgcctcctccccgagcacactgcccctgctctaattctcctcctctcccaggcttgcggcaccaaacagctgattggcgctgcaagcctgggaggcgggagaagtggagcagcgacggggtgctcggggagggggtgtatcagaggtgagctggggtgggaagcccTGCGGtagctcctgccccccagccctgaggcaccccctgcagcagctccccacccccctcccccggcccagggagccatgaggcagctccccaccctagctcacctctgctccgcctcctccccaagcatgccgctcccgctctaattctcccctcccagacttgcgGCACGAGACAGCTGATTAGCACTGCAAGcgtgggaggcgggagaagtggagtggcgaccatgtgctcggggagggggtgtaggaatgctgtaaaaaaaattgggggcactgctttttggcacccctaaatcttggcgccctaggcaaccgtctagtttgccttaatggtagcaccggccctggctcccCCTCAAGCCAAAGCCCGCGTAGTGCAAGGAACAGCAATGCCCCCAaagtgctggctgcagctgggagtgtttgGATCAGGAGTAAAAGAAAGGCAAGGGCTTGACTCGGGTCCTGTCCCATCGCATTATAACctcctagagccctcacccctgctgttagTACTATTCGAGGGGTCGGCTACTATAGCCGCTATGGCAGTGgctttcaaacttttgtactggtgacccctttcacatagcaagcctctaagtaactttttatatatttaacaccattataaatgctggaggcaaagcaggatttggggcggaggttgacagctcgcgaccccccatgtaataacctcacaaccccctgaggggtcccgacccccagtttgagaacccctgcgctaTGGGCTAGGGATCCACTTACACCAGCCTCTCACAACTACTCCATTGGCGAACTtcaacccccaactccctgcctcaaaCACGTTACAGTCTCTGCCTACAGACAGACAAATGGTAGTGGACAGGCAGTATGTAAGCAAAACAACAACAGTATGTAACTATACCCTGTGAGGTTGCACAGTGCTAGGACAGCCAGAGTGTGGTTGCTTAGAAGGGCACCTAGGATGCCAACTTTCTATTGGCACAAAACccaacaccctagccccacccattcccccaaggccccacccatgctCACTACAttgcccctccctcagtggcttgctctcccccaccctcattcactttcataGGCTAGACCAGGGGGTTGagggacaggagggggtgagggctctaaatgGGGATGCAGACTCCAGGGTGGGGATAAGGatgaggggggtggggccaagggattcagaatgtgggagggggctgagggttggTGTGCacaagagggtgagggctccggggttgggccagggatgaggggtcagagagtgggaggggactcagggctggggggagggggttgaggtgcagcgGGGTGAGGGGcctgggcggggggtgcaggctctgcagtgcaggagggagctctgggtttgggggtcagggttggggtgcaggaaggggtacaggctctgggctggggcaagggatgaggggcttggggtgcaggaggggactctgggttttggggggttcagggctagggcagagggttagggcGCAGGCTTATCTCGGGCGGCTCCCAGGCAGCGGCGCAGTGGggtaaggcaggctgcctgcgtGTCCTGGGTCCGTGCTGTGCCCCGCAAGCgggcagcaggtccggctcctaggcgggcgGTGGTGGACAAGGCTCCACAGCGTGTGCTGCTCTCACGTGCAGGTGCTggttcccagccaacgggagtGCGAAGTTGGTgctgagggtgggggcagcgtgcagagctccaTGGCCCcgctgcctaggagccagacctgctcgtctcttccggggcgcagcgccaTGCCCCAGcgcaggtagggactagcctgccttagccacgcATGGAGCAGTTTGAAAATTGGACCTGCGCTGGGGCCCACCCATTACCAAAAGACTACATCATAGCCTAACATGTCTTTTTCTGCTCCTCCCCTAGGGCCTTATGACAGCAACTCTTCTCCCTCCTTTGGCACTACTGTTAGTCAGTCAGGAGGCAACTAGCACTCCCTAGCTGTCATCCCCAACTGCCATGGAACCTTCTCATTGCAACATTCCATCCCTTCTTCTCTTTGAATAGGAGTAAAGAAGGAAGGGGTCTTCCCAAGTGGCAGAATCTTTAAAATGCCTGCCCTGTACAACACCCACTGTTTCATTAGCAAATCCTATGCCTGGGAAACATGCAATTTCTTCTTCTATTCCATCCCTGCAGCGCTACGGCAACACATTCAGGACGCCTGGCCTGCTGCGCTGTTGCAAGTGGGATTGGCCACACGACCAGACAACTTGTCTGTGCTTCCTCCCAATCTCTCAGCAGTATCTCCCAAATGACACAATCTGAAGGTGGTGTCCATAAAGGATTATAGTCTCCAAAACAAGACTTCAGTaatatctaagggtatgtctacactacgaaattatgtcgaatttatagaagccggttttatagaaatcagttttataccgtcgattgtgtgtgtccccacataaaatgctctaagtgcattaagtcagtggaCCGCGTctacagtaccgaggctagcgtcgacttccagagcattgcactgtgggtagctatcccacagttcccgcagtctccgcagCCCATTGGAattgggttgagatcccaatgcctgatgatgcaaaacagtgtcgcggggggttctgggtacatgtcgtcagccccctccctctctgtcagagcaacggcagacaatcgattcgcacctttttacctgggttacctgtgcagacaacataccacggcaagcatggagaccactcagctcagctcaccatcaccatatgtcatctgggtgctggcagacgtggtactgcattgctacacagcagcagctaattgccttttggcagtagacagtgcagtatgactggtagccgtcatcggctatctgagTGCTGgaagacgtggggctgcattgctatacagcagcagctccttgccttttggcagtagatggtgtattacgattgatatccatcatcgtcatattcctccgtgagttcaatcagaggcacctgggcagacatgttttgtctcctggagactcagtcctgccggcaatcctattgaaccgtcttgacgatgatggctagcagtcgtagtacagcatcttctgccaagcacccagaagatgccgatggctatcagtcatgctgcaccatctgctgccagcttaagatgtaaaaaatagatggaccagatttgttctgtattcatttgcttcctccaccctccgtgaaatcaagggcctgctaaacccagggttttgagttcaatctttgggggggccattctgtgtgacagttgtttgtgtttctccctgatgcacagccacctttgttgattttaattccttgtacctgtaagccatgttgtcactcgcccctccctccctccctccgtcagacaatagtttcgcaccttttttcagcccagacgccatagcactgggatcatggagcccgctcagatcatcgcagcaattatgagcactatgaacaccacgtgcattgtcctggagtatatgcagagccagaacatgccaaagcaaaaccaggcgattgcagcaattgcagcgcggcgatgagagtgatgaggaaattgacatggacatagacctctcacaaagtacaggccccagcaatgtgcaactggggcaggttcatggcgtggaacgccgattctgggcccgggaaacaagcacagactggtgggaccgcatcatattgcaggtgtgggacgattcccagtggctgcgaaactttcgcatgcataagggcactttcacggaactttgtgacttgctttcccctgccctgaagcaccagaataccaggatgagagcagctctcacagttgagaagcgagtggcgatagccctgtggaagcttgcaacgccagacagctaccggtcagtcgggaatcaatttggagtgggcaaatctactgtgggggctgctgtgatccaagtagccaacacaatcaaagacctgctgatatcaagggtagtgaccctgggaaacgtgcaggtcatagtggatggctttgctgcaatgggattcccaaactgtggtggggcgatagacggaacccatatctctatcttgtcactggagcaccaagccaccgagtacataaaccgcaagaggtacttttcaatgctgctgcaagccctggtggatcacaagggacgtttcactaacatcaacgtgggatggccgggaaaggtacatgatgctcgtgtcttcagaaactctggtctgtttcaaaagctggaggaagggactttcttcccagaccagaaaataaccattggggatgttgaaatgcctattattatccttggggacccagcctaccccttaatgccatggctcatgaagccgtacacaggcagcctggacaggagtcaggacctgttcaactataggctgagcaagtgcagaatggtggtggaatgtgcatttggatgtttaaaagcgcgctggcgcaatTTACTGAcgcggatagacctcagcgaagccaatattccaattattattgctgcttgctgtgcgctccacaatatctgagagagtaagggggagacatttatggtggggtgggaggttgaggcaaatcacctggccgctgattaggcacagccagacaccagggtggttagaagagtacagcagggcgcggtgcgcatcagagaagctttgaaaatgagttttgtgactggccaggctacggtgtgaaacttctgtttgtttctccttgatgaacccaccgccacccccccacgccccggttcactctacttccctgtaaactaaccaccctcccctcccctctttgagcaacgcttgcagaggcaataaagtcattgttacttcacattcatgcattctttattaattcatcacacaactagggggataactgccaaggtagcctgggaggggtgggggaggagggaaggaaaaggacacactgcagtttaaaactttaacacttattgaaggccagccttctgatgcttgggcaatcatctggggtggagtgactgggtggccggaggcccccgcaccgcgttcttgggcgtctgggtgtagaggctatggaacttggggaggagggctgttcgTTACACacgggctgtagcggtggtctctgctcctgctgcctttcctgcagctcaaccatacggtGGAGCGtgtcagtttgatgctccagcagccggagcgtgtcagtttgatgctccagcagccggagcgtatcagtttgatgctccagcagccggagcgtatcagtttgatgctccagcagccggagcatcgactcttgccttctgtcagcaagctgacgccacctatcctcttcagcccgccacttgctctgttcatcccgcgattcagcccgccacctctcctctcgttcatattgtgcctttttgcactctgacattgactgcctccatgcattctgctgtgctctgtcagcgtgggaggacatttggagctctgagaacatatcatcccaagtccgccgttttctccttctaatcttcactagcctctgtgaaggagaaacatttgcagctggtggtggagaagggagaggtggttaaaaaagacacattttagagaacaatgggtacactctttcacgttaaattttgctgttcacattacacagcacatgtgcttttgttacaaggttgcatttttcctcttatattgagggcctgctggtttggtgtgagagatcactcatgcagtgccaggcaacagatttcagcttgcaggcagccatggtaagcagggccggctttaggccgattcagccgattcggctgaattgggccccgcgctgcagctgtccaccccagctcacttccccctcctcccctcctctgaatgctccgccccctcccctgcttcccgcgaatcagagattcgcgcgaagtctgaaaagaagcaggggcgggcctgcagcacaaggtaagctggggtggtgggggcacgAGAAGGGCtcagggaggcgcggcccgttcctgcaggccccagcggctctggcccagcttggccccagcccggcccccgcggctggGGTCGGCTCCGGCCCGTCCCGGTCCCCGGCGCGGCTCCCGCGgctccccccgtccctccccccgcggcgcagctcaggtccccccccccgtccccccccccccacggcgcggctcgggtctccccccgtggcacggctcgattcctgggggcggggcttgaagcaagccccgcccccaggaatcgggccccgctcttgctaaagccggccctgatggtaagccacagtcttttggcttttttaaccttcttaacatgtgggaatggtttcaaacagtagcgctcTCATTTCcaataccaagcacccgttgggttggccatttaaaatgggtttgcaatgtaaaaggaggagctgcggtttccgggttaacatgcagcacaaacccaactacccacccccccacacacacacccaattctctgggatgatcacttcacccctccccccaccacgtgggtAACAGCTGGGAACATTtatgttcagccgagcaggaacgggcacctctgaatgtccccttaataaaatcaccccatttcaaccaggtgaccgtgaatgatatcactctcctgaggataacaaagagagataaggaatggatgttgtctgcatgccagcaaacaccgggaccatacgctgccatgctttgttatgcaattaTTCCAGattatgtgctactggcctggcatggtaaagtgtcctaccatggcggacgggataaggcagccctccccagaaaccttttgcaaaggctttgggagaagcatgaaggagagctttctggagatgtccctggaggatttccgctccatccccatacacgttagacttttccagtagctatactggccgcgattgccagggcaaattaatcattaaacatgcttgcttttaaaccatgtgtaataatatttacaaaggtacactcaccagaggtcccttgtgtgccctcagggtctgggagcacgccttgggtgagttcgggggttactggttccaggtccagggtgataaacatatcctggctgttggggaaaccggtttctccgcttccttgctgctgtgagctatctacattatcttcatcctcctcttcctcgtaccccgaaccctcttccctgtgtgtttctccagtgacggagtcatagcacacggttggggtagtggtggctgcaccccctagcatggcatgcagctccgcgtagaagcggcatgtttgcggctctgcccctgaccttccgtttgcctctctggctttgtggtaggcttgccttagctccttaattttcacgcggcactgctgtgcgtccctgttatggtctctgtccttcatggccttgtagactttttctaatattttgccatttcgtttactgctacggagttcagctagcactgattcatctccccatatggcgagcagatcccgtacctcccgttcagtccaggctggagctcttttgcgatcctgggactccatcatggttacctgtgcggtcacctgtgctctccacgctgggaaaacaggaaatgaaattcaaaagtttgcggggcttttcctgtctacctggtcagtgcatctgagttgagagtgctgaccagagcggtcacaatgaagcactgtgggatagcttccggaggccaataacgttgaattccgtccatactaccccaaatccaacctTCAAAAgctgattttagcgctaatcccctcggaggtggagtaaagaaaccagtttaaagggccctttaagtcgaaaaaaagggcttcgtcgtgtggacgtatccaggcttaattcgatgtaacactgctaaattcgacctaaactcgtagtgtagtcCAGGCCTAAGATAGACAAAAGAGATGAGTTAAAACAGGAACTTGCCTCAGGTAAGTCTTGAGTATAAATAATAACTAACAGTGAACAAGGACAGATGCGGCCCGGAAGGAGTGTATAAACACAGGCAGGACACGTTTGCAGAAGAGGCATATGATGGGATAATAGGTAGTGCAGGGTTTATAGCAAGGATATTTGGAAACTTTCAGAGGATGTCAATACAGGAATGCTTTGAGGTTATTGTCT contains these protein-coding regions:
- the LOC135984096 gene encoding uncharacterized protein LOC135984096; the protein is MKDRDHNRDAQQCRVKIKELRQAYHKAREANGRSGAEPQTCRFYAELHAMLGGAATTTPTVCYDSVTGETHREEGSGYEEEEDEDNVDSSQQQGSGETGFPNSQDMFITLDLEPVTPELTQGVLPDPEGTQGTSAANVSPSQRLVKIRRRKRRTWDDMFSELQMSSHADRAQQNAWRQSMSECKKAQYEREERWRAESRDEQSKWRAEEDRWRQLADRRQESMLRLLEHQTDTLRLLEHQTDTLRLLEHQTDTLRLLEHQTDTLHRMVELQERQQEQRPPLQPVCNEQPSSPSSIASTPRRPRTRCGGLRPPSHSTPDDCPSIRRLAFNKC